One genomic region from Amaranthus tricolor cultivar Red isolate AtriRed21 chromosome 12, ASM2621246v1, whole genome shotgun sequence encodes:
- the LOC130828362 gene encoding histone-lysine N-methyltransferase, H3 lysine-9 specific SUVH1-like, whose protein sequence is MDGVSGPSTQSQQPYDKSRVLDVKPLRTLVPMFPNPPQAPPFVSSSPFGPFPAGFTPFYPFSMGPPGSGGQQDGSAFASPANAVPLRSFHMGAHFSNGDTGSSMDAFGDGGVNTASGGKKRKSSRVPKTAEQKKADRKARAAAAAAAGETRKPNLAHIVGLPQPQREDGNRELVIYILMKFDGVRRRLNQLEDSKEASTGLIKRADLKSGNILLTTGFRTNSKKRLGGPPGVDIGDIFFFRMEMCVVGLHAPSMAGIDYMVVKNDSESEPLAVSIVSSGGYDDDAEDADVLVYTGQGGGNYNNRGTEASDQKLERGNLALERSARRGNQIRVIRGIRDMNNPALKIYVYDGLYTIQDSWIDKSKSGANLFKYRMVRLPGQPPAFGTWQSILKWKESVSSRPGLILPDITSGAESLPVALVNDLDNEKGPPYFNYLRSVKYTKSLNLSEPTYGCSCHNSCAAGDHNCTCTRKNGGDFPYTTNGVLVGRKPLVYECGPSCPCLPTCKNRVSQSSLKVRLEVFKTRDRGWGLRTWDAIRSGVFICEFAGEVLDKAKYDSEESSDISDYVFDTSRVYDKFKWNYDPPLVGEDDAGDSNEEYDIPTPLVISAKESGNISRFMNHSCSPNIFWQPTMYEQDGESLIHIAFFAMRHIAPMSELTYDYGISQSNNRRKRCLCGSAKCKGYFG, encoded by the coding sequence ATGGATGGTGTTTCGGGTCCAAGTACTCAATCTCAACAACCATATGACAAATCTAGGGTTTTAGATGTGAAACCATTAAGAACTTTGGTACCCATGTTTCCAAATCCTCCTCAAGCTCCACCTTTCGTATCTTCTTCACCTTTTGGTCCTTTCCCAGCTGGGTTTACCCCATTTTACCCCTTTAGCATGGGCCCTCCAGGATCCGGCGGGCAGCAAGATGGTTCTGCTTTTGCTAGTCCTGCTAACGCCGTTCCGCTGCGTTCTTTTCACATGGGTGCTCATTTCTCTAATGGAGATACTGGGTCTTCTATGGATGCTTTTGGAGATGGTGGGGTTAACACTGCTTCTGGTGGAAAAAAACGTAAGTCATCTAGGGTTCCCAAGACTGCAGAACAAAAGAAGGCTGATAGGAAGGCGCGAGCGGCTGCTGCGGCTGCTGCTGGCGAAACGCGGAAGCCCAATTTGGCCCATATTGTGGGTTTACCTCAACCACAAAGAGAAGATGGTAATAGGGAActtgttatttatattcttatgaAATTTGATGGTGTTAGGAGGAGATTAAATCAGTTAGAGGACTCTAAAGAGGCATCAACTGGGTTAATTAAACGTGCTGATTTGAAAAGTGGTAACATACTGTTGACTACTGGGTTTAGGACTAATAGTAAGAAGAGACTAGGCGGACCTCCAGGTGTTGACATTGGTGACATTTTCTTTTTCCGTATGGAAATGTGTGTTGTAGGGTTGCATGCTCCTTCCATGGCTGGCATTGATTATATGGTCGTTAAGAATGACTCGGAAAGCGAGCCACTTGCTGTAAGTATTGTGTCTTCAGGTGGGTACGATGACGATGCTGAGGATGCTGATGTTTTGGTTTACACCGGTCAAGGTGGTGGAAACTATAATAATAGGGGTACAGAAGCTTCTGATCAGAAGCTTGAAAGAGGTAATCTTGCATTAGAGAGGAGTGCACGGCGTGGGAATCAAATTAGGGTCATTCGAGGTATTCGAGATATGAACAATCCTGCACTTAAGATTTATGTTTATGATGGGCTTTATACTATTCAGGATTCTTGGATTGATAAGTCAAAATCTGGTGCCAATCTTTTCAAGTATAGGATGGTTAGGTTACCTGGGCAGCCCCCTGCTTTTGGAACCTGGCAATCTATCTTGAAATGGAAGGAAAGTGTCTCGTCAAGGCCAGGTTTGATTCTTCCTGACATTACTTCAGGTGCTGAAAGTCTTCCTGTTGCGCTTGTTAATGATTTAGATAATGAAAAGGGGCCTCCGTACTTTAATTATTTGCGCTCCGTTAAGTATACAAAATCACTAAACTTGTCTGAGCCTACGTATGGTTGTAGTTGCCATAATTCTTGTGCTGCAGGTGATCATAACTGTACTTGTACTCGCAAGAATGGTGGTGATTTTCCATATACCACTAATGGGGTTTTAGTGGGTAGGAAGCCACTTGTTTATGAATGTGGACCGTCGTGTCCATGTTTACCAACTTGCAAGAATAGAGTGTCTCAAAGCAGTCTTAAGGTGCGGTTGGAGGTTTTTAAAACTAGGGATAGAGGTTGGGGACTCCGCACATGGGATGCTATTCGTTCTGGAgtttttatttgtgaatttgCTGGTGAGGTGTTAGATAAAGCTAAATATGATAGCGAAGAAAGTAGTGACATTAGTGATTATGTTTTCGATACTAGCCGTGTTTATGATAAGTTTAAGTGGAACTATGATCCTCCGTTGGTGGGTGAAGATGATGCTGGGGACTCAAATGAGGAATATGATATCCCCACTCCTTTGGTCATTAGTGCCAAAGAATCGGGGAATATTTCTCGCTTCATGAACCACAGTTGTTCTCCTAATATTTTCTGGCAGCCTACTATGTATGAGCAGGATGGGGAATCCCTTATTCATATTGCGTTCTTTGCAATGCGACATATCGCCCCGATGAGTGAGCTCACTTATGATTATGGTATATCACAGTCTAATAATAGGAGGAAGCGGTGCTTATGTGGTTCAGCAAAATGCAAAGGTTATTTTGGTTGA